The proteins below come from a single Gavia stellata isolate bGavSte3 chromosome 8, bGavSte3.hap2, whole genome shotgun sequence genomic window:
- the LOC104255507 gene encoding caspase-8, whose protein sequence is MSTDFHKLLFDISEALVTDELAALKFLSLEHVPMRKLEAIQEPKAFFEALQEKDMIKVGSLSFLKELLYRINRMDLLAAQLGSSREEMERELQIPGRAKVSAYRQLLYGIAEDLTPEDVKNVKFLLQKKLPKNKLQDNASMLKVLLEMERNGIIKEDDLAMLKDILKGFRADVKKKIDAYEEKKKENDAKEKLHYPVSVSVHPAGQGAEGETPPLLVKSYKMKNNPHGYCVILNNYIFKNPYEAREGTVKDGEAVKRVFKWLQFETVEYMDLEANQMYAKVKEYSKKDHSNMDCFVCFIFSHGEKDKIKGVDHEFVYIKDLLSCFSGSNCPSLAGKPKLFFIQACQGSVGHPAVTVKEDFSGHLETDATPLTSIPDQADILVGMATVEDYQCYRCTKIGSVYVQCLCDKMELLCPLHKDLITILTEVNKEVGGRVLNGWKQMPKITSTLRKQLIFQIPQCSSTEK, encoded by the exons ATGAGTACAGACTTCCACAAACTCCTTTTTGACATTTCTGAGGCTTTGGTCACAGATGAACTGGCAGCTCTGAAGTTCCTCAGCCTGGAGCACGTCCCCATGAGGAAGCTGGAAGCCATCCAGGAACCCAAGGCCTTCTTTGAAGCGCTGCAGGAGAAAGACATGATCAAAGTGGGGAGCCTGTCCTTCCTGAAGGAGCTGCTCTACCGGATCAATCGGATGGACCTCCTGGCTGCCCAGCTGGGCTCCAGCCGAgaggagatggagagagagCTTCAGATCCCAGGCAGGGCAAAGGTGTCAGCCTACAG GCAACTGCTGTATGGAATTGCAGAGGACTTGACTCCAGAAGATGTCAAGAATGTGAAGTTCCTGCtccaaaaaaaattaccaaagaACAAGCTCCAGGATAATGCT TCGATGTTGAAGGTTTtactggaaatggaaagaaatgggaTAATTAAAGAAGATGACCTGGCAATGCTGAAAGATATATTAAAGGGATTTAGAGCTGacgtaaagaaaaaaattgatgcctatgaagaaaaaaaaaaag AAAATGATGCTAAGGAAAAACTCCACTATCCAGTATCTGTGTCTGTGCATCCAGCAGGACaaggagcagagggagagacACCACCCCTG CTTGTGAAATcatataagatgaaaaataaccCCCATGGTTACTGTGTGATTCTTAataactacatttttaaaaatccctatGAAGCCAGAGAAGGAACAGTGAAAGATGGAG aggctGTGAAGAGGGTCTTTAAGTGGCTTCAGTTTGAGACAGTTGAGTACATGGATCTAGAAGCAAACCAAATGTATGCGAAAGTTAAAGAATACAGCAAAAAAGATCATAGTAACATGGACTGTTTcgtttgcttcattttttctcatggtgaaaaagacaaaataaaaggtGTTGATCATGAGTTTGTATATATTAAAGATTTACTCTCCTGCTTCAGTGGGTCTAATTGTCCTTCTCTTGCTGGCAAGCCCAAGCTGTTTTTCATCCAGGCTTGCCAAGGCTCTGTAGGTCATCCAGCTGTCACAGTAAAAGAAGACTTTTCTGGCCATCTTGAGACAGATGCTACCCCTCTGACTTCCATTCCTGATCAGGCTGATATTCTGGTTGGCATGGCTACAGTGGAAGACTATCAGTGCTACCGCTGTACAAAGATTGGCAGTGTTTATGTTCAATGCCTCTGTGACAAGATGGAGTTGCTTTGCCCACT CCACAAGGATCTCATAACCATCCTGACAGAAGTGAACAAGGAAGTGGGAGGAAGAGTATTAAATGGATGGAAGCAGATGCCAAAGATAACATCAACCCTACGGAAGCAATTGATCTTCCAAATTCCACAATGTTCATCAActgaaaagtag